From the Excalfactoria chinensis isolate bCotChi1 chromosome 1, bCotChi1.hap2, whole genome shotgun sequence genome, one window contains:
- the ARL1 gene encoding ADP-ribosylation factor-like protein 1 — translation MGGFFSTIFSSLFGTREMRILILGLDGAGKTTILYRLQVGEVVTTIPTIGFNVETVTYKNLKFQVWDLGGQTSIRPYWRCYYSNTDAVIYVVDSCDRDRIGTSKSELVAMLEEEELKKAILVVFANKQDMEQAMTPTEMANALGLPALKDRKWQIFKTSATKGTGLDEAMEWLVEALKSRQ, via the exons ATGG GGGGCTTTTTCTCCACCatcttttccagtctgtttGGAACACGAGAGATGAGGATTCTCATCCTGGGGCTGGATGGAGCTGGAAAAACAACCATCCTGTACAGGTTACAGGTTGGAGAAGTTGTTACCACCATTCCAA CAATTGGCTTCAATGTTGAAACAGTGACATACAAGAACCTGAAATTTCAAGTTTGGGACCTGGGAGGACAGACGAGCATCAG GCCATACTGGCGGTGTTACTATTCCAATACAGACGCAGTCATTTATGTGGTGGACAGCTGTGATCGAGACAGAATTGGCACTTCCAAATCAGAGCTTGTTGCTATGCTGGAG GAAGAAGAATTGAAGAAAGCCATTTTGGTGGTGTTTGCAAATAAGCAGGACATGGAACAGGCCATGACTCCCACAGAAATGGCAAACGCTCTGGGCTTACCAGCATTGAAGGACAGAAAATGGCAGATATTCAAAACCTCTGCAACTAAAGGCACCGGGCTGGATGAAGCAATGGAGTG GTTGGTGGAAGCCTTGAAGAGTCGGCAGTGA